A portion of the Krasilnikovia cinnamomea genome contains these proteins:
- a CDS encoding 6-phosphofructokinase, whose amino-acid sequence MRIGVLTGGGDCPGLNAVIRAVVRKGVAVYGHEFVGFRDGWRGPLEGVTKPLGIAEVRGILPRGGTILGSSRTNPFKIENGVERIKANLAEQGVDALVAIGGEDTLGVATKLTDLGVNVVGVPKTIDNDLNATDYTFGFDTAVNIAMEAIDRLHTTAESHHRTLVVEVMGRHAGWIALHAGLAGGANVILLPEREFDVEQVATYVTKRFQVEYAPIVVVAEGAQPLEGQMILHNQELDAFGHVRLGGIGQWLAQQLEEKTGKEARTVVLGHIQRGGTPTAFDRVLATRFGLQAIDAVHEGDFGKMMALRGTDIVRVPLAEGTGELKTVPIERYDEAEVFFGS is encoded by the coding sequence ATGCGCATCGGCGTGCTCACCGGCGGCGGCGACTGCCCCGGTCTCAACGCGGTAATCCGGGCAGTGGTCCGAAAGGGCGTCGCCGTTTACGGCCACGAGTTCGTGGGCTTCCGGGACGGCTGGAGGGGCCCGCTGGAGGGCGTCACGAAGCCGCTCGGCATCGCCGAGGTACGCGGCATCCTGCCGCGCGGCGGCACCATCCTGGGCTCGTCCCGGACCAACCCGTTCAAGATCGAGAACGGTGTGGAGCGGATCAAGGCCAACCTGGCCGAGCAGGGCGTCGACGCGCTCGTCGCGATCGGCGGCGAGGACACCCTCGGCGTGGCCACCAAGCTCACCGACCTCGGCGTCAACGTGGTCGGCGTACCCAAGACGATCGACAACGACCTCAACGCCACGGACTACACGTTCGGCTTCGACACCGCGGTGAACATCGCGATGGAGGCCATCGACCGGCTGCACACCACCGCCGAGTCGCACCACCGCACGCTGGTCGTCGAGGTCATGGGCCGCCACGCGGGCTGGATCGCCCTGCACGCGGGCCTGGCCGGTGGCGCCAACGTCATCCTGCTGCCGGAGCGCGAGTTCGACGTGGAGCAGGTCGCCACGTACGTGACCAAGCGTTTCCAGGTCGAGTACGCCCCCATCGTGGTGGTGGCCGAGGGCGCGCAGCCCCTCGAGGGCCAGATGATCCTGCACAACCAGGAGCTGGACGCGTTCGGGCACGTCCGCCTCGGCGGCATCGGCCAGTGGCTGGCCCAGCAGCTGGAGGAGAAGACCGGCAAGGAGGCCCGCACCGTCGTGCTCGGCCACATCCAGCGCGGTGGCACCCCGACCGCGTTCGACCGGGTGCTGGCGACCCGCTTCGGCCTGCAGGCCATCGACGCGGTGCACGAGGGCGACTTCGGCAAGATGATGGCGCTGCGTGGCACGGACATCGTGCGGGTGCCGCTGGCCGAGGGCACCGGCGAGCTCAAGACCGTACCGATCGAGCGGTACGACGAGGCCGAAGTCTTCTTCGGTAGCTGA
- a CDS encoding Crp/Fnr family transcriptional regulator has translation MFAGLEPDVRQRVLAAAVPRTYRKGQILFVEGDPGESLIILKRGSVAVFRTAPTGERAVLTVARPPDVLGEVSLLDASTRSASAEAIEDCQALALSRAAFMELVHSNPRILDAVMRSVGALIRRLTEQNADHVFLDLPGRVAKTLVRLAGESQAPMITIELNQSQLAEMAGGSRQSVNQAIGSFASRGWLRTEGRRIVVTDVSALRRRAGMTTA, from the coding sequence ATGTTTGCCGGCCTGGAGCCCGACGTCCGGCAACGCGTCCTCGCAGCAGCCGTGCCGCGCACGTACCGTAAGGGGCAGATCCTCTTCGTCGAGGGTGACCCCGGCGAATCGCTGATCATTTTGAAGCGGGGGTCCGTGGCGGTGTTCCGCACCGCGCCCACCGGCGAGCGCGCCGTGCTCACCGTGGCCCGCCCGCCGGACGTGCTCGGCGAGGTCTCGCTGCTCGACGCGTCCACCCGATCCGCCTCCGCCGAGGCGATCGAGGACTGCCAGGCGCTCGCGCTGTCCCGGGCCGCGTTCATGGAGCTGGTGCACTCCAACCCGCGCATCCTGGACGCGGTCATGCGCTCCGTCGGGGCCCTGATCCGCCGGCTCACCGAGCAGAACGCGGACCACGTCTTCCTGGACCTGCCCGGCCGGGTGGCCAAGACCCTGGTCCGGCTCGCCGGGGAGAGCCAGGCTCCGATGATCACCATCGAGCTGAACCAGAGCCAGCTGGCCGAGATGGCGGGCGGCTCCCGGCAGAGCGTCAACCAGGCCATCGGGTCGTTCGCCAGCCGGGGCTGGCTGCGCACCGAGGGGCGGCGCATCGTGGTCACGGACGTCTCCGCGCTGCGCCGCCGGGCCGGGATGACCACCGCCTGA
- a CDS encoding phosphotransferase enzyme family protein, with product MPDHDLLRAALRENWHLVPTAITNRRGGILSRSWDVTVGHARYVARLVRPAERPALEAGLAAAGRLRACGIAAGESVRTLGGALTVAISVGALAVLRRVPGRALAGADPVDQQWWGDRLGAVHRALQGYVHPGLGRWNLLDADAAHLSGEPWLRLAVTEAVTAATRLTVTDRLTYGVLHRDPAPEEFVVDPDTGRAGVLDGGASGTGPLVYDVAAAVAYAGGTDAAAELVDGYLAAAPVHSDELDATLPVLLRFRWAAQADWSARRLAECAQAPAAAECRAGAGEALDRARAALRTLSG from the coding sequence GTGCCGGACCACGATCTGCTCCGCGCCGCGCTGCGCGAGAACTGGCATCTCGTGCCAACCGCGATCACCAACCGTCGCGGCGGGATCCTCTCGCGGTCCTGGGACGTGACGGTCGGCCATGCGCGCTACGTCGCCCGCCTCGTACGGCCGGCCGAACGCCCGGCGCTCGAGGCCGGGCTGGCCGCCGCCGGGCGCCTGCGCGCCTGCGGCATCGCGGCGGGCGAATCGGTACGTACCCTCGGCGGCGCCCTCACCGTCGCCATCTCGGTCGGCGCGCTCGCGGTGCTGCGCCGCGTGCCGGGCCGCGCCCTGGCCGGGGCGGACCCGGTCGACCAGCAGTGGTGGGGCGACCGGCTGGGCGCCGTGCACCGCGCCCTGCAGGGGTACGTCCACCCGGGCCTGGGCCGGTGGAACCTGCTCGACGCCGACGCCGCCCACCTGTCCGGCGAGCCGTGGCTGCGGCTGGCGGTCACCGAGGCGGTGACCGCCGCGACCCGCCTGACCGTGACCGACCGGCTCACGTACGGGGTGCTGCACCGCGACCCCGCGCCGGAGGAGTTCGTGGTCGATCCGGACACCGGCCGGGCCGGGGTGCTGGACGGCGGCGCGTCGGGCACCGGCCCGCTCGTCTACGACGTGGCCGCCGCGGTCGCGTACGCGGGTGGCACCGACGCGGCGGCCGAACTGGTCGACGGCTACCTGGCGGCCGCCCCGGTGCACTCCGACGAGCTGGACGCGACCCTGCCGGTGCTGCTGCGCTTCCGCTGGGCGGCGCAGGCCGACTGGTCGGCGCGCCGCCTGGCGGAGTGCGCGCAGGCGCCCGCGGCGGCGGAGTGCCGCGCCGGGGCGGGGGAGGCGCTGGACCGGGCCCGCGCCGCCCTGCGCACCCTGAGCGGCTAG
- a CDS encoding DUF308 domain-containing protein: MTAGGARRGRRDNGLDAADYAVAGDVDPRIGEHLLDVLAAGGIAAYLQPSADLNPILRTTTLPARPTDRLYVDRLHLDVARGHLHRLASDAATTAPAPRSEAGAGGSQHEVDAEWAKIISGYHTAVDPTAAPWPAAEDLDPTRPPEPPADPTAQPDRPRPPSGTLPSATDFSGVSLNRRRTDPKPPPEPSLLDGLDTFGTDVPDSGDDDERYTPPPPPPLPHVSKYTVAGVLGVVIGFLLFLRPSLLPIDRNLVTLAGFTAVIAGAVTLVWRLRSGEDDEDDFDDGAVV; the protein is encoded by the coding sequence GTGACTGCGGGCGGCGCCCGTCGCGGGCGGCGGGACAACGGGCTCGACGCGGCCGACTACGCGGTCGCGGGCGACGTCGATCCGCGCATCGGCGAGCATCTGCTCGACGTGCTGGCGGCCGGCGGCATCGCGGCGTACCTGCAGCCGTCCGCCGACCTCAACCCCATCCTGCGTACCACCACCCTGCCCGCCCGCCCCACCGACCGGCTGTACGTCGACCGCCTGCATCTCGACGTGGCGCGCGGTCACCTGCACCGGCTCGCCAGCGACGCCGCGACCACGGCGCCGGCCCCGCGCTCCGAGGCCGGGGCGGGTGGCAGCCAGCACGAGGTCGACGCCGAGTGGGCGAAGATCATTTCCGGTTACCACACCGCGGTCGACCCGACCGCCGCCCCGTGGCCCGCCGCGGAGGACCTGGACCCCACGCGCCCGCCGGAGCCGCCCGCCGACCCCACGGCCCAGCCCGACCGGCCCCGGCCACCGTCGGGCACGCTGCCCTCCGCCACGGACTTCTCCGGGGTCTCGCTCAACCGCCGGCGCACCGACCCCAAGCCGCCGCCGGAGCCGTCCCTGCTCGACGGCCTCGACACGTTCGGCACCGACGTGCCGGACAGTGGCGACGACGACGAGCGGTACACCCCTCCGCCGCCGCCTCCGCTGCCGCACGTCTCGAAGTACACCGTCGCCGGGGTGCTCGGTGTGGTGATCGGCTTCCTGCTGTTCCTGCGCCCCAGCCTGCTGCCGATCGACCGCAACCTGGTCACCCTCGCGGGCTTCACCGCGGTCATCGCGGGCGCGGTGACCCTGGTCTGGCGGCTGCGTTCCGGTGAGGACGATGAGGACGACTTCGACGACGGCGCGGTCGTCTGA
- a CDS encoding polyadenylate-specific 3'-exoribonuclease AS — MVYRYFYDCEFIEDGRVVDLVSIGVVDEFGREFYAVSTEFDDSRAVPWVRRNVLDKLPSPADPAWRSRERIRDDLHAFLTEPIQGRDEQLELWAWFAAYDHVALAQLWGAMPALPREIPRFTKDLRQRWDEVGRPTLPGATGRHDALVDARHNLARWRAMGG, encoded by the coding sequence ATGGTCTACCGCTATTTCTACGACTGTGAGTTCATCGAGGACGGCCGCGTGGTCGACCTCGTGTCGATCGGCGTCGTCGACGAGTTCGGCCGCGAGTTCTACGCGGTGTCCACGGAGTTCGACGACTCCCGGGCGGTGCCCTGGGTGCGCCGCAACGTCCTCGACAAGCTGCCCTCGCCCGCCGACCCCGCGTGGCGCTCCCGCGAGCGCATCCGCGACGACCTGCACGCGTTCCTGACCGAGCCGATCCAGGGCCGGGACGAGCAGCTGGAGCTGTGGGCCTGGTTCGCGGCGTACGACCACGTGGCGCTGGCCCAGTTGTGGGGGGCGATGCCCGCCCTGCCGCGGGAGATTCCCCGCTTCACCAAGGACCTGCGCCAGCGCTGGGACGAGGTGGGCCGCCCGACGCTGCCGGGCGCCACCGGCCGGCACGACGCGCTCGTCGACGCGCGGCACAACCTGGCCCGCTGGCGGGCCATGGGCGGCTGA
- a CDS encoding DUF429 domain-containing protein, translated as MTIHVIGVDAYALGWVGVELRDGAFGRAMLASTLYEIVAGSSGAAVIGVDVPLGMLPDRWRAADAVAADQLGPRRSSVFRVPPRPVWQEPDFAAANRVCKQLTGTGISRQSWALRPKLLEANAIWERHPGLLFEAHPEVSFRTMADAPLQYAKKTWTGQAQRRELLAKQGIVLPDNLGPAGQAPPDDILDAAAVAWTAHRMATGAAHSHPDPPEETDGAKIAIWY; from the coding sequence ATGACCATCCACGTGATCGGCGTCGACGCGTACGCCCTCGGCTGGGTCGGCGTCGAACTGCGCGACGGCGCGTTCGGCCGCGCCATGCTGGCCTCGACGCTGTACGAGATCGTGGCGGGCAGCTCCGGCGCCGCGGTGATCGGCGTCGACGTACCGCTGGGCATGCTGCCGGACCGCTGGCGGGCCGCCGACGCCGTGGCCGCCGACCAGCTCGGGCCCCGGCGCAGCAGCGTCTTCCGGGTGCCGCCGCGCCCGGTGTGGCAGGAGCCCGACTTCGCCGCCGCCAACCGGGTCTGCAAGCAGCTCACCGGCACCGGCATCAGCCGCCAGTCGTGGGCGCTGCGCCCCAAGCTGCTGGAGGCCAACGCCATCTGGGAGCGCCACCCCGGGCTGCTGTTCGAGGCGCACCCCGAGGTGTCCTTCCGGACCATGGCCGACGCCCCGCTGCAGTACGCCAAGAAGACCTGGACCGGTCAGGCCCAGCGCCGCGAGCTGCTGGCCAAGCAGGGCATCGTGCTGCCGGACAACCTCGGCCCGGCCGGGCAGGCCCCGCCCGACGACATCCTCGACGCGGCCGCCGTGGCCTGGACCGCCCACCGCATGGCCACCGGCGCCGCCCACAGCCACCCCGACCCACCCGAGGAGACCGACGGCGCCAAGATCGCCATCTGGTACTAG
- a CDS encoding lysophospholipid acyltransferase family protein, producing MFYWLLKFVVLGPLLKLIFRPDVTGLHHVPASGPVILACNHLSFSDSIFTPLVLRRKVTFVAKAEYFTGKGIKGWLMRQFFVGTGTIPVDRSGGKAAQAALDTQLRVLRGGNIAGIYPEGTRSPDGRLYRGKTGVARLALESGAPVVPVALINTDEIQPTGTLIPKIRQVRIRFGAPLDFSRYAQARGDRFVERAITDEIMYELMTLSGREYVDVYAASLKNAAVPAPTGG from the coding sequence GTGTTCTACTGGCTGCTCAAGTTCGTGGTCTTGGGGCCTCTGCTCAAGCTCATTTTCCGCCCCGACGTCACCGGCCTGCACCACGTACCGGCTTCCGGGCCGGTGATTCTGGCCTGCAACCACCTGTCGTTCTCCGACTCGATCTTCACACCGCTCGTGCTGCGCCGAAAGGTGACCTTCGTCGCGAAGGCCGAGTACTTCACCGGTAAGGGGATCAAGGGCTGGCTCATGCGCCAGTTCTTCGTCGGCACGGGGACGATCCCGGTGGACCGTTCCGGCGGCAAGGCGGCCCAGGCGGCCCTGGACACCCAGTTGCGGGTGCTGCGGGGCGGCAACATCGCCGGCATCTACCCCGAGGGCACCCGCTCACCGGACGGGCGGCTGTACCGGGGCAAGACCGGCGTCGCCCGCCTGGCCCTGGAGAGCGGTGCCCCGGTGGTCCCGGTGGCCTTGATCAACACCGATGAGATCCAGCCGACCGGCACCCTGATCCCCAAGATCCGGCAGGTCCGGATCCGCTTCGGCGCCCCCCTCGACTTCTCCCGGTACGCGCAGGCGCGCGGCGACCGCTTCGTCGAGCGCGCCATCACCGACGAGATCATGTACGAGCTGATGACGCTCTCCGGCCGCGAGTACGTCGACGTCTACGCCGCCAGCCTCAAGAACGCCGCGGTGCCGGCCCCCACGGGCGGCTGA
- the proC gene encoding pyrroline-5-carboxylate reductase, whose product MHTIAVIGAGKIGELVLSGLLRSGWPVEKLLVTARRPERAKELTERYGIRVVDNLAAVSEADVLAVAVKPQDAGALLDEIGTKIPTDKLIVSLCAGLPTSFFTLRLPEGTPVVRVMTNTPALVDEAMTAISAGPHATGAHLAIVEEMFTPLGATIRVPESQQDAVTALSGSGPAYFYLLVEAMIDAGILLGLPRQVAHELIVQTAIGSAVMLRDSGEHPVKLREQVTSPAGTTISAIRELENHGVRAALLSALEAARDRAREIASQSG is encoded by the coding sequence ATGCACACCATCGCCGTGATCGGCGCGGGCAAGATCGGCGAGCTGGTGCTGTCCGGCCTGCTGCGCTCCGGCTGGCCGGTCGAGAAGCTCCTGGTCACCGCGCGCCGCCCGGAGCGCGCCAAGGAGTTGACCGAACGGTACGGGATCCGGGTGGTGGACAACCTCGCCGCCGTCAGCGAGGCCGACGTGCTGGCCGTCGCGGTCAAGCCGCAGGACGCGGGCGCGCTGCTGGACGAGATCGGCACGAAGATCCCCACGGACAAGCTGATCGTGTCGCTGTGCGCGGGGCTGCCCACGTCGTTCTTCACGCTGCGGCTGCCCGAGGGCACCCCGGTGGTGCGGGTCATGACGAACACCCCGGCGCTGGTCGACGAGGCGATGACCGCGATCTCGGCCGGGCCGCACGCGACCGGTGCGCATCTGGCCATCGTGGAGGAGATGTTCACCCCGCTGGGCGCGACCATCCGGGTGCCGGAGTCGCAGCAGGACGCGGTGACCGCGCTGTCGGGCTCCGGGCCCGCGTACTTCTATCTGCTGGTCGAGGCGATGATCGACGCGGGCATCCTGCTCGGACTGCCGCGCCAGGTGGCGCACGAGCTGATCGTGCAGACCGCGATCGGGTCGGCCGTCATGCTGCGCGACTCCGGCGAGCACCCGGTGAAGCTGCGCGAGCAGGTCACCTCGCCCGCGGGCACGACCATCTCGGCGATCCGCGAGCTGGAGAACCATGGGGTACGCGCCGCCCTGCTGTCCGCCCTGGAAGCGGCCCGCGACCGGGCCCGGGAGATAGCGTCCCAGAGCGGCTAG